The DNA sequence GCACGGAAGTTCAACACGCCGTTGACGATATGGCAATTCTCGCAACTGAGGGCCTTCGTCTTCGTCACGAGGTGGCTGCTGGAGAAGTAGATGGTTTGCCAGCCCGGCTCCGCCTGGTACTTCTTTATCCCCAAGGTCTTGGCCGCCGAGGCTACCCCGGCCAGGGTATCGCCGTTGGCCATGGGCTGGGCAAAGTCCATGGCAAGCAGGTTGCCGGTCAATTTGTCGTAATAGGCCTTACCCTGGAAGATCTTGAAGGGGTAGATCTTGCTGGCCGCGTCGCCCCGGCTCCCCTTGGGGCCGATGAAATGGGGCTCGTTCCGGACGGTCCTGTTGTACCACGCGTACACCGGGATCGTCTCGTTGGCTTCCTTCTTCAGGGTTGAAGGCTCGTAAAACCCGTTGGCCAGTTTTTCCCATTTGGTAAAATCCTTGGCGCTCGCCCCGCCGGTTCTGGGGATATGGCAGGTCTGGCAGGCGATCCGCGCCGTATGGCGGTTGTAGGCATCATCCTTGTGGGGGCGCTCCGGGTGGCAGCCGGAGGTGGTGCAGGTCAACCGGGTACCGTCATTGGCCCAGTTGTTGGGGTCGTAGCCGGTGGGAAAGCGGTGGTCCCTGGCCTTATGACAGTCCGCGCATTCCATCTTCTTGGCGGCGTGCACATCGTTCGCCGCGGTAAAGGCGAAGCCGCGCTTGATATAGACGCCGCCGCCGGCCGCTTCGTGGCAGACCATGCAGTTTTTGACCTTGGGCTTGGCAATGGCCAGCGCCGCCTTGGTGCTGCGGTCCTGCCCCATGACGATCCGCCCTTTGTCATCCTTGTACGGCTTGCGGTTGCTGAAGTCGTAGGCCGACGAATGACAGATCAGGCAGTCGATGGCCGCCTCCGCCTCGGGCCCCGTGCTCCCGACATCACTCACGTGGTTCCCGGGATGGCAGGTGTTGCACCCCGTAT is a window from the Oryzomonas sagensis genome containing:
- a CDS encoding cytochrome C — encoded protein: MNLNLLATAAVLCGLSGIVQAAEHPGRDYIEKNGYKGPGTCEECHQGTAHKFLETVHWKHASKVDNVDNLEAGKEYGMKNRIYTMCNGNDIVNNLKEIPMNAAGKTKYTGCNTCHPGNHVSDVGSTGPEAEAAIDCLICHSSAYDFSNRKPYKDDKGRIVMGQDRSTKAALAIAKPKVKNCMVCHEAAGGGVYIKRGFAFTAANDVHAAKKMECADCHKARDHRFPTGYDPNNWANDGTRLTCTTSGCHPERPHKDDAYNRHTARIACQTCHIPRTGGASAKDFTKWEKLANGFYEPSTLKKEANETIPVYAWYNRTVRNEPHFIGPKGSRGDAASKIYPFKIFQGKAYYDKLTGNLLAMDFAQPMANGDTLAGVASAAKTLGIKKYQAEPGWQTIYFSSSHLVTKTKALSCENCHIVNGVLNFRALGYNEAEVAKLTSPELYLEKMLKKQRENDDF